Proteins encoded within one genomic window of Thermomicrobiales bacterium:
- a CDS encoding DUF309 domain-containing protein, which translates to MFIGCSTNGFYPQLGVAAALAEIGALGFTHAEVMLYHQRQYTDDAFHAYRQAARDAGVEIVALHLEPDMHLPFDPEPAVVSDAWRNFDTAIDGAVTLGAQTIVWQGPIREEYPIESGVEPMLEVVFELDRRCQTAGLRLALENAEPGVLSTVRDFIEIGPRLPPSVGFAFDPHHAAASHANPMLLLRQMQGRLFDVHLRDIDEDGKRPGNLLPGDGTLPWSAILRAVRGAGFDGPLILESALQPDPAQSVARARALLDPLIAQIDAGLASCASSPPPGVLEGIRLFNEGLYYECHEEIEHEWHAETGPIRDLYQGILQIGVGFHHASNGNLRGARLLLTDGLDKLGRFLPACMGIDTQALWDASAALLADIERRLATKSPSPLVLVFPSIQLT; encoded by the coding sequence ATGTTCATTGGCTGTTCCACGAACGGGTTTTATCCACAGCTCGGGGTCGCCGCGGCGCTGGCAGAGATCGGCGCGCTCGGCTTCACCCACGCTGAAGTCATGCTCTATCACCAGCGGCAATACACGGACGATGCGTTTCACGCCTACAGGCAGGCGGCCCGCGACGCCGGTGTGGAGATCGTGGCGCTCCATCTCGAACCCGATATGCATCTTCCATTCGATCCCGAGCCAGCAGTCGTATCAGACGCCTGGCGCAACTTCGACACAGCTATCGACGGCGCAGTGACGCTTGGTGCGCAGACGATCGTCTGGCAGGGTCCGATCCGCGAGGAGTATCCAATCGAATCCGGGGTCGAGCCGATGCTGGAGGTGGTGTTCGAGCTCGACCGGCGCTGTCAGACAGCAGGATTGCGGTTGGCGTTGGAAAATGCCGAGCCCGGTGTGCTCTCGACGGTGCGCGACTTCATCGAAATCGGTCCGCGGTTGCCGCCGTCCGTGGGGTTCGCATTCGATCCGCACCATGCGGCTGCCAGTCATGCAAACCCAATGCTGCTGCTGCGTCAGATGCAGGGACGGCTCTTCGACGTTCACCTGCGGGACATCGATGAGGACGGAAAACGTCCGGGCAATCTCCTGCCGGGTGATGGCACGCTACCCTGGTCAGCAATCCTGCGCGCGGTGCGAGGAGCCGGGTTTGACGGTCCGTTGATTCTGGAGTCGGCCTTGCAGCCAGATCCCGCGCAGAGCGTGGCGCGAGCCCGCGCGCTGCTCGATCCGCTCATCGCCCAAATCGATGCTGGTCTTGCTTCCTGCGCATCCAGTCCCCCGCCGGGAGTGCTGGAGGGTATTCGGCTCTTCAACGAGGGTCTCTATTACGAGTGCCATGAAGAGATCGAGCACGAGTGGCACGCGGAGACCGGCCCCATCCGCGATCTCTACCAGGGTATCTTGCAGATCGGTGTGGGGTTCCACCATGCCAGCAATGGCAACCTTCGTGGCGCCCGGCTCTTGCTCACGGATGGGCTGGACAAGCTCGGACGATTCCTGCCGGCCTGCATGGGAATCGATACACAGGCGCTCTGGGATGCCAGCGCCGCGCTGCTCGCAGATATCGAGCGCCGACTGGCAACCAAGTCTCCATCTCCACTCGTTCTCGTTTTCCCCTCGATTCAACTGACGTAA
- a CDS encoding prealbumin-like fold domain-containing protein encodes MRLVAFGQARMLRLLIVLVAVLATLPSLTNAPPASAQGTATIEITNIDAGTGLPAPFTRFQVTSESGVIYGPLETDLNGYVAFAVDVDPQGSSFTVIEETPPACATAPEPQITDPLLAGETVSLSFSTQDNPDCGLGAIALYAMSCPDGFTGPADDYGPWRDGCTGVDDGTGFTITSIATGQSWNPVASMYGIPGRAPVVGLPAGDYTIQQDDNAASSVFCLVYDTANYPTSPEPSSVVPITLSNGVGTISLNGNRVSCDFFTAPGGPVQAEPTMEAVEPAATSTLDIHIAECPAGYVPAETIYDDCHGNGVAGIPVQLSSTNGFSGTIATSLPVLPGPGVASFTSLANGAYTVGASLADRSTISAYCSDDAFVEVPSAFDDATGTLALDLTGGQVVTCDWYVTPIPVEPAADDASIEVHTLFCPPGSNLDALYDTCHGDGIGGITVQIRSEGGLAGEGQTVVPQVPGPGVIDFSDLAAGSYSIEAFYSPVADLSSAAVVVYCSMADSDEPVPVSLQDNAIAYVELAAGMGIVCDWYVVPQLDASTTLQVTSYQCAFNMVADETTPRNAFLNACVPSTGTTQFTLTPVGAESVTLTTGSAGVGTVLFESLPSNTYGLVSSIPGDFNDAYVFCGVEGGELPYAGHNSVQLAIDANQPSYLCQWFNVPYNASGYSDTLTVTNYLCPPGTTTNYAARCGNAPLAGATVLVDRNGWDELDALTDAQGFAAFEGLIPGTYTITNLPPSGTNVAVYVVSCVAGGQAFAFAYQDQQSMSVVLELPGGVDVDCAWYNIPPGSPTVTPGQNSGSITVHKFLCQGKSISQYNWETDCVAESAPVGFSLATASGAPIAVGSTNASGVLTFTHLANGAYNLDETTGDWCHAEADRVDSAGNVLVQSGGENHVYIYNCSLQSVDNLPSTGTGQTGVASRVPFDDDKAWQLLFAAIATLGIALVVRHGLHQAAVQHREATDDAARSRRGDEPAR; translated from the coding sequence ATGAGGCTGGTTGCGTTCGGACAAGCGCGCATGCTTCGATTGCTCATTGTGCTGGTGGCCGTGCTGGCGACGCTGCCATCGCTAACGAACGCCCCTCCCGCGTCTGCGCAAGGCACCGCCACCATCGAAATCACCAATATCGACGCCGGCACCGGACTTCCCGCGCCCTTCACTCGTTTCCAGGTCACAAGTGAGAGCGGCGTGATCTACGGCCCTTTGGAAACCGACCTGAACGGCTATGTCGCCTTTGCCGTTGACGTCGACCCGCAAGGCAGCAGCTTCACGGTGATCGAAGAAACACCGCCTGCCTGCGCTACGGCCCCCGAACCGCAAATCACCGATCCACTCCTGGCTGGCGAGACGGTCTCGCTCTCCTTCAGTACCCAGGACAATCCAGACTGTGGGCTCGGGGCCATTGCGCTCTACGCCATGTCCTGCCCCGACGGATTCACTGGCCCGGCTGATGACTACGGTCCCTGGCGGGACGGTTGCACCGGCGTCGATGACGGCACTGGTTTCACGATCACCTCGATCGCTACTGGCCAATCGTGGAATCCTGTCGCCAGCATGTATGGCATCCCCGGACGCGCCCCGGTGGTCGGGTTGCCGGCCGGGGACTACACCATTCAACAAGACGACAACGCCGCATCGTCGGTGTTCTGCCTCGTGTACGACACCGCCAACTACCCGACCAGCCCGGAACCGTCGTCGGTCGTTCCAATAACACTGTCGAATGGCGTCGGGACGATTTCGCTCAACGGAAACCGCGTTTCGTGCGATTTCTTCACCGCGCCGGGCGGCCCTGTCCAAGCGGAGCCGACTATGGAAGCGGTGGAACCCGCGGCCACTTCGACCCTGGATATCCACATTGCCGAGTGTCCCGCCGGGTATGTGCCGGCCGAGACGATCTATGACGATTGCCATGGCAATGGCGTGGCGGGCATCCCGGTCCAGCTCAGCTCGACCAACGGATTCAGCGGCACGATTGCAACGTCGCTGCCGGTCTTGCCAGGACCAGGCGTCGCCAGCTTCACCAGCTTGGCGAACGGGGCCTACACTGTCGGCGCCAGTCTTGCCGATCGCTCCACGATCAGCGCCTATTGCTCCGACGATGCTTTCGTCGAGGTTCCTTCCGCGTTCGATGACGCGACCGGCACGCTGGCGCTCGACCTGACCGGCGGCCAGGTGGTGACGTGCGATTGGTACGTCACGCCGATTCCCGTAGAGCCGGCGGCCGACGACGCTTCCATCGAAGTCCACACGCTCTTCTGCCCGCCCGGTTCCAATCTCGACGCGCTCTATGACACCTGCCACGGTGACGGGATCGGAGGGATCACCGTGCAGATCCGGTCCGAAGGCGGTCTTGCCGGCGAAGGGCAAACAGTGGTGCCCCAGGTTCCTGGCCCCGGGGTGATCGATTTTTCAGACCTGGCCGCGGGAAGCTATTCGATCGAGGCGTTCTATTCGCCGGTGGCCGATCTGTCGAGCGCTGCGGTGGTGGTCTATTGCTCGATGGCCGATTCTGATGAACCCGTCCCGGTGAGTTTGCAAGACAACGCCATTGCCTACGTCGAGCTTGCCGCGGGGATGGGCATCGTCTGCGATTGGTACGTCGTTCCACAACTGGATGCGTCCACCACGTTGCAGGTCACCAGCTACCAGTGCGCGTTCAACATGGTCGCGGACGAAACGACTCCGAGAAACGCGTTCCTGAACGCCTGTGTGCCCAGTACCGGGACGACACAATTCACTCTGACGCCGGTCGGCGCGGAGAGCGTGACCCTCACAACAGGATCGGCCGGGGTTGGGACTGTGCTCTTCGAGTCGTTGCCGAGCAATACCTACGGTCTCGTCTCCAGCATTCCGGGCGACTTCAACGATGCCTACGTCTTTTGCGGTGTCGAAGGTGGCGAGCTGCCCTACGCCGGTCACAACAGCGTGCAGCTTGCCATCGATGCGAATCAGCCCTCGTACCTCTGTCAGTGGTTCAACGTTCCCTACAATGCCAGTGGGTATTCGGACACCCTCACGGTGACGAACTACCTTTGCCCCCCTGGAACGACAACCAACTACGCCGCTCGTTGCGGCAACGCTCCCCTGGCGGGGGCGACCGTGCTGGTCGATCGCAACGGTTGGGACGAACTGGATGCGTTGACCGATGCGCAGGGATTCGCTGCGTTCGAAGGGCTGATTCCGGGAACCTACACGATCACCAATCTTCCTCCCTCCGGGACCAATGTGGCTGTCTACGTCGTTTCCTGCGTAGCCGGGGGACAAGCCTTCGCTTTCGCCTATCAGGACCAGCAGAGTATGAGCGTCGTGCTCGAGTTGCCGGGTGGCGTCGATGTCGATTGCGCCTGGTACAACATTCCCCCAGGGTCCCCGACGGTAACGCCCGGCCAGAACTCCGGCTCGATCACGGTGCACAAGTTCCTCTGCCAGGGCAAATCGATCTCCCAATACAACTGGGAAACAGACTGCGTGGCGGAATCCGCGCCGGTCGGGTTCTCGCTGGCGACGGCGTCCGGAGCGCCGATCGCGGTGGGATCGACCAACGCCAGCGGCGTACTGACCTTTACCCATCTCGCCAATGGCGCGTACAACCTGGACGAAACGACCGGTGACTGGTGTCATGCCGAAGCGGACCGGGTCGATTCGGCTGGCAATGTACTGGTCCAGAGCGGTGGCGAGAACCACGTCTACATTTACAACTGTTCGTTGCAGAGCGTCGACAATTTGCCCAGCACCGGGACAGGGCAGACAGGCGTTGCTTCGCGCGTGCCGTTCGACGATGACAAGGCGTGGCAACTGCTCTTTGCCGCGATTGCGACATTGGGTATTGCGCTGGTCGTGCGGCATGGGCTGCATCAGGCGGCTGTTCAGCACAGAGAGGCCACGGACGACGCAGCCAGATCACGCAGAGGGGACGAGCCTGCGCGTTGA